Proteins encoded within one genomic window of Pongo abelii isolate AG06213 chromosome 18, NHGRI_mPonAbe1-v2.0_pri, whole genome shotgun sequence:
- the SNAI3 gene encoding zinc finger protein SNAI3: MPRSFLVKTHSSHRVPNYRRLETQREINGACSACGGLVVPLLLQDKEAPSVPGDLPQPWDRSSAVACISLPLLPRIEEALGASGPDALEVSRVDPRASRAAIVPLKDSLNHLNLPPLLVLPTRWSPNLGPDRHGAPEKLLGAERIPRAPGGFECFHCHKPYHTLAGLARHRQLHCHLQVGRVFTCKYCDKEYTSLGALKMHIRTHTLPCTCKICGKAFSRPWLLQGHVRTHTGEKPYACSHCSRAFADRSNLRAHLQTHSDTKKYQCQRCAKTFSRMSLLVRHEESGCCPGP; encoded by the exons ATGCCGCGCTCCTTCCTGGTGAAAACGCACTCCAGCCACAGGGTCCCCAACTACCGGCGGCTGGAGACGCAGAGAG AAATCAATGGTGCCTGCTCTGCCTGTGGGGGACTGGTGGTACCCCTCCTCCTCCAAGACAAGGAGGCCCCTTCTGTGCCCGGTGACCTTCCCCAGCCCTGGGACCGCTCCTCGGCCGTCGCTTGCATCTCCCTGCCCCTCCTGCCACGGATCGAGGAAGCTCTGGGGGCTTCTGGGCCGGACGCCTTGGAAGTCAGCCGGGTCGACCCTCGGGCCAGCCGGGCCGCCATTGTACCCCTCAAAGACAGCCTGAACCACCTCAACCTGCCCCCACTGCTGGTGCTGCCCACACGGTGGTCCCCGAACCTGGGCCCAGACCGGCACGGGGCTCCGGAAAAACTGCTTGGGGCTGAGCGGATACCCCGAGCCCCGGGCGGCTTTGAGTGCTTCCACTGCCACAAACCCTACCACACGCTGGCCGGGCTGGCCAGGCACCGGCAGCTGCACTGCCACCTGCAGGTGGGGCGCGTCTTCACCTGCAAGTACTGCGACAAGgagtacaccagcctgggcgccCTCAAGATGCACATCCGCACCCACACGCTGCCCTGCACCTGCAAGATCTGTGGCAAGGCCTTCTCCAGGCCCTGGCTACTGCAGGGCCATGTCCGCACCCACACAG GGGAGAAGCCCTATGCCTGCTCGCACTGCAGCAGGGCCTTTGCTGACCGCTCCAACCTTCGGGCCCATCTGCAAACGCACTCAGACACCAAGAAGTACCAGTGCCAGCGCTGCGCCAAGACCTTCTCCCGCATGTCCCTCCTGGTGCGGCACGAGGAGTCTGGCTGCTGCCCGGGCCCCTGA
- the MVD gene encoding diphosphomevalonate decarboxylase, translated as MASEKPLAAVTCTAPVNIAVIKYWGKRDEELVLPINSSLSVTLHQDQLKTTTTAIISKDFTEDRIWLNGREEDVGQPRLQACLREIRCLAQKRRNSRDGDPLPSSLSFKVHVASVNNFPTAAGLASSAAGYACLAYTLARVYGVESDLSEVARRGSGSACRSLYGGFVEWQMGEQADGKDSIAWQVAPESHWPELRVLILVVSAEKKLTGSTVGMRASVETSPLLRFRADSVVPARVAEMARCIRERDFPSFAQLTMKDSNQFHATCLDTFPPISYLNAISWRIIHLVHRFNAHHGDTKVAYTFDAGPNAVIFALDDTVAEFVAAVRHSFPPGSNGDTFLKGLQVRPAPLSAELQAALAMEPTPGGVKYIIATQVGPGPQILDDPCAHLLGPDGLPKPAA; from the exons ATGGCCTCGGAGAAGCCGCTGGCGGCAGTCACTTGTACCGCGCCGGTCAACATCGCGGTCATCAAGTACT GGGGCAAGCGCGATGAGGAGCTGGTTCTGCCCATCAACTCCTCTCTCAGCGTCACTCTGCACCAGGACCAG TTAAAAACCACCACGACGGCCATCATCAGCAAGGACTTCACCGAGGACCGGATTTGGCTGAATGGCCGGGAGGAGGACGTGGGGCAGCCGCGGCTCCAGGCCTGCCTGCGGGAGA TCCGCTGCCTGGCCCAGAAGCGGAGGAACTCACGGGATGGGGacccgctgccctccagcctcagcttcaaGGTGCATGTGGCATCAGTGAACAACTTCCCCACGGCTGCCGGCCTGGCCTCCTCGGCGGCGGGCTATGCCTGCCTAG CCTACACCCTGGCCCGTGTCTATGGCGTGGAGAGTGACCTCTCAGAAGTGGCTCGCCGGGGCTCCGGCAGCGCCTGCCGGAGCCTGTATGGGGGCTTTGTGGAGTGGCAGATGGGAGAGCAGGCTGACGGGAAGGACAGCATCGCCTGGCAAGTGGCCCCCGAGTCACACTGGCCTGAACTCCGCGTGCTCATCCTTGTG GTGAGCGCTGAGAAGAAGCTGACAGGCAGTACTGTGGGCATGCGGGCCAGTGTGGAGACCAGCCCCCTGCTGCGG TTCCGGGCTGACTCCGTGGTGCCCGCGCGTGTGGCGGAGATGGCCCGCTGCATCCGGGAGCGAGACTTCCCCAGCTTCGCCCAGCTGACCATGAAGGACAGCAACCAGTTCCACGCCACCTGCCTCGACACCTTCCCACCCATCTCTTACCTCAATGCCATCTCCTGGCGCATCATCCACCTGGTGCACCGCTTCAACGCCCACCACGGGGACACCAAG GTGGCGTACACCTTTGACGCAGGCCCCAATGCCGTGATTTTCGCCCTGGACGACACTGTGGCTGAGTTTGTGGCTGCTGTGAGGCACAGCTTTCCCCCAGGCTCGAATGGAGACAC GTTTCTGAAGGGGCTGCAGGTGAGGCCGGCTCCTCTCTCAGCTGAGCTTCAGGCTGCGCTGGCCATGGAGCCGACCCCCGGTGGGGTCAAATACATCATTGCCACTCAg GTGGGGCCAGGGCCTCAAATCCTGGATGACCCCTGCGCCCACCTTCTGGGTCCTGATGGCCTGCCGAAGCCAGCTGCCTGA